In the genome of Streptomyces sp. NBC_00237, one region contains:
- a CDS encoding serine hydrolase, with translation MTDRSSVRTPERPARTLSASGRRRGITAVAALAAALAVGSILPASAAPAQPAPPASSAASFSSTSSQKDAAFRQGLRDLVQKDKYPAALAATVDRDGRAHNYAVGTGDLKTGAPAPVDGQVRAGSNTKTFTAAVVLQLVGEGKVDLDAHIEDYLPNLVRGENIDGRKITIRQLLNHTSGLPNYTDYILNDILGKDRHTYFQPRTLLDIALEHKALFEPGAKWSYSNTNYTLAGLLIEKVTKRPLDEQIKHRIIDRAGLRKTYFPGVGEERIRGKHPKAYHASKPGAPLVDFTEIDPSWGWAAGQIVSTPSDLNRFFKALFDGTLLKPAQVKQMRTTVAVPDEWGGKGARYGLGVLRTPLSCGGAMWGHGGDIPGHATRTGVTDDGRAAALALTANMAPTVEGPVNAQKLLDTAFCAK, from the coding sequence GTGACCGACCGTTCTTCCGTACGCACTCCCGAGCGCCCCGCACGCACCCTCTCCGCGTCCGGCCGCCGCCGGGGAATCACCGCCGTGGCCGCACTCGCCGCAGCGCTCGCCGTGGGCAGCATCCTGCCCGCGTCCGCGGCCCCGGCCCAGCCCGCTCCCCCGGCCTCGTCCGCAGCCTCGTTCTCATCCACGTCCAGCCAGAAGGACGCCGCCTTCCGCCAGGGCCTGCGCGATCTCGTCCAGAAGGACAAGTACCCGGCCGCTCTCGCCGCCACCGTCGACCGCGACGGCCGTGCCCACAACTACGCCGTGGGCACAGGCGACCTGAAGACCGGAGCCCCCGCCCCCGTCGACGGGCAGGTGAGAGCGGGCAGCAACACCAAGACGTTCACGGCCGCCGTCGTCCTGCAACTCGTCGGCGAGGGCAAGGTCGACCTCGACGCCCACATCGAGGACTATCTGCCGAACCTGGTGCGCGGCGAGAACATCGACGGCCGGAAGATCACGATCCGTCAGCTCCTCAACCACACCAGCGGCCTGCCCAACTACACCGACTACATCCTCAACGACATCCTGGGCAAGGACCGGCACACCTACTTCCAGCCCCGCACCCTCCTCGACATCGCCCTGGAGCACAAGGCGCTGTTCGAGCCGGGGGCCAAGTGGTCGTACAGCAACACCAATTACACGCTCGCCGGACTGCTGATCGAGAAGGTCACCAAGCGCCCGCTGGACGAGCAGATCAAGCACCGCATCATCGACCGCGCGGGACTGCGGAAGACGTACTTCCCGGGGGTCGGCGAGGAGCGCATCCGAGGCAAGCACCCCAAGGCGTACCACGCATCGAAGCCCGGGGCGCCGCTGGTGGACTTCACCGAGATAGACCCCTCGTGGGGCTGGGCAGCGGGCCAGATCGTCTCCACCCCCAGCGACCTGAACCGCTTCTTCAAGGCGCTGTTCGACGGCACGCTCCTGAAGCCCGCACAGGTCAAGCAGATGCGTACGACGGTCGCCGTGCCCGACGAGTGGGGCGGCAAGGGAGCCCGCTACGGACTCGGAGTGCTGCGTACGCCGCTGAGCTGCGGCGGCGCGATGTGGGGCCACGGCGGCGACATCCCGGGCCACGCGACCCGTACCGGCGTCACGGACGACGGCCGCGCGGCGGCACTGGCGCTCACGGCGAACATGGCGCCGACGGTGGAAGGACCGGTGAACGCGCAGAAGCTGCTGGACACGGCGTTCTGCGCGAAGTAG
- a CDS encoding BlaI/MecI/CopY family transcriptional regulator → MTDGTESADPGGRPRARDRRRGQGELESHVLSVLGAAPGPVTAAWVQERLGGGLAYTTVITILTRLYAKGAVTRTRSGRSFEWTPVADGAGLVALRMRKLLDREDDRDAVLSSFVSALSADDERLLRALLHESGAHESGAPQDGTPEGGAPEDGAGRSPGRGPER, encoded by the coding sequence ATGACGGACGGGACGGAGAGCGCGGATCCGGGCGGCCGCCCACGGGCGCGCGACCGCAGGCGCGGGCAGGGCGAGTTGGAGAGCCACGTGCTCTCCGTACTCGGTGCCGCGCCCGGCCCGGTGACGGCGGCCTGGGTGCAGGAGCGGCTCGGTGGCGGACTCGCGTACACCACCGTCATCACCATCCTCACCAGGCTGTACGCCAAGGGCGCGGTGACCCGCACCCGTTCCGGGCGGTCCTTCGAGTGGACGCCGGTGGCCGACGGGGCCGGGCTGGTCGCGCTGCGCATGCGCAAGCTGCTCGACCGGGAGGACGACCGCGACGCCGTGCTCTCCAGCTTCGTATCGGCACTCTCCGCGGACGACGAACGGCTCCTGCGGGCCCTGTTGCACGAGTCCGGAGCACACGAGTCCGGAGCGCCCCAGGACGGAACGCCCGAGGGCGGCGCGCCCGAAGACGGCGCGGGCCGATCGCCGGGCCGGGGTCCGGAGCGCTGA
- a CDS encoding cytochrome P450 — protein sequence MASAPAAPAPGEPLAQLPTGRDAGCPFDPTAELSAQREQDPLVRLRFPDGHVGWLATGYETVRSIFADSRFSARYEILHYPFADIGELPPAPVGDMTGMDAPEHTRFRKLLMGKFTVRRMRELTSRVEQITADQLDAMEREGGPVDLVEAFAQPIPALMICELLGVPSADRDFFQRCALQLTSIVSDQQAQFEAMSALGEYMHKLVLAKRAAPTDDLLGDLTSTDLTDEELTGVGSFLLGAGLETTANMLALGTFALLRHPDQFTALRDDPALAPQAIEELMRYLTITHTGAKTALEDIELNGKLIKTGETVVLSMEAANRDPLRFPDPDTLDLHRKATGHVGFGHGIHQCLGQQLARVEMQVALPALLTRFPTLRLAAPVDEIPLRTDQTIFGVHSLPVTWDEV from the coding sequence ATGGCTTCCGCCCCCGCAGCACCAGCCCCCGGGGAGCCGCTGGCCCAGCTGCCCACCGGCCGCGACGCCGGATGCCCCTTCGACCCGACCGCCGAACTGAGTGCCCAGCGCGAGCAGGACCCGCTGGTACGGCTGCGCTTCCCCGACGGTCACGTCGGCTGGCTGGCCACGGGGTACGAAACGGTCCGGTCGATCTTCGCCGACTCCCGCTTCAGTGCGCGGTACGAGATCCTGCACTACCCCTTCGCGGACATCGGGGAACTGCCGCCCGCACCGGTCGGGGACATGACGGGGATGGACGCCCCCGAGCACACCCGCTTCCGGAAGCTGCTCATGGGCAAATTCACGGTCCGCCGCATGCGCGAACTCACCTCACGCGTCGAGCAGATCACCGCCGACCAGTTGGACGCGATGGAGCGCGAGGGCGGCCCGGTGGACCTCGTCGAGGCGTTCGCCCAGCCGATACCGGCCCTGATGATCTGCGAGCTGCTGGGGGTCCCCTCCGCCGACCGCGACTTCTTCCAGCGGTGCGCGTTGCAGCTGACCTCCATCGTCTCCGACCAGCAGGCGCAGTTCGAGGCGATGTCCGCGCTCGGGGAGTACATGCACAAACTGGTTCTCGCCAAGCGGGCTGCCCCCACCGACGACCTGCTCGGCGACCTGACCTCCACCGACCTCACCGACGAGGAACTCACCGGCGTCGGCAGCTTCCTGCTCGGCGCGGGACTCGAAACGACCGCGAACATGCTGGCCCTCGGCACGTTCGCCCTGCTCCGCCACCCCGACCAGTTCACCGCCCTGCGCGACGACCCGGCCCTCGCCCCGCAGGCGATCGAGGAGCTGATGCGCTATCTGACCATCACGCACACCGGCGCCAAGACCGCACTCGAAGACATCGAGCTGAACGGCAAGCTGATCAAGACCGGCGAGACCGTCGTCCTGTCCATGGAGGCCGCCAACCGCGACCCGTTGCGCTTCCCCGACCCCGACACCCTCGACCTGCACCGCAAAGCCACCGGACACGTGGGCTTCGGGCACGGCATCCACCAGTGCCTGGGCCAGCAACTGGCGCGCGTGGAGATGCAGGTGGCCCTGCCCGCCCTGCTGACCCGGTTCCCGACCCTTCGGCTGGCGGCCCCCGTCGACGAGATCCCGCTGCGTACGGACCAGACCATCTTCGGAGTGCACAGCCTGCCGGTCACCTGGGACGAGGTGTAG
- a CDS encoding pyridoxamine 5'-phosphate oxidase family protein, with protein sequence MKIDQQPATEQPAAGQPAPRTSEQRKKDVLARLEQESDIWVATADEDGVPCLVPLWFRWDGEALWLATRTSNPTGRNLERLGRTRLAFGHTRDVVLIDGTVESFSAEAVPVDAADAFAARWGWDPRTSAGSAKPYAYYRVVPRAVQAWHEQHEQPGRHLMREGVWVV encoded by the coding sequence ATGAAGATCGACCAGCAGCCCGCCACGGAACAGCCCGCTGCGGGACAGCCCGCGCCCCGCACCTCCGAGCAGCGCAAGAAGGACGTACTGGCCCGCCTGGAACAGGAGTCGGACATCTGGGTCGCCACGGCGGACGAGGACGGCGTCCCGTGCCTGGTCCCGCTGTGGTTCCGGTGGGACGGGGAGGCCCTCTGGCTCGCGACCCGTACGAGCAACCCGACCGGCCGAAACCTGGAACGGCTCGGCCGCACCCGGCTGGCGTTCGGGCACACCCGGGACGTCGTGCTGATCGACGGGACGGTGGAGAGCTTCAGCGCGGAGGCGGTGCCGGTCGACGCGGCGGACGCCTTCGCCGCGCGCTGGGGCTGGGACCCCCGTACATCAGCAGGGTCGGCCAAGCCGTATGCGTACTACCGTGTGGTGCCCCGGGCGGTGCAGGCGTGGCACGAGCAGCACGAGCAGCCCGGGAGGCATCTGATGCGCGAGGGCGTGTGGGTGGTGTGA
- the tatA gene encoding twin-arginine translocase TatA/TatE family subunit — translation MFGISELAILLIVVVLVFGAKKLPELARNAGKAARILKSEAKAMKKDGTDTTAQPAKNSPAFRIRPGGGTTDAS, via the coding sequence ATGTTCGGAATCAGCGAGCTCGCCATTCTCCTGATCGTCGTCGTTCTCGTCTTCGGCGCGAAGAAGCTGCCGGAACTCGCCCGCAACGCGGGCAAGGCCGCCCGCATCCTCAAGAGCGAGGCGAAAGCGATGAAGAAGGACGGCACCGACACCACGGCACAACCGGCGAAGAACTCTCCGGCCTTCCGGATCCGCCCCGGAGGCGGCACGACCGACGCTTCCTGA
- a CDS encoding DUF5997 family protein: protein MLDTLDTMTSHQNTQTMKPATAAKKLGVYLEATPAEFQEGVVSRAELTALQAEPPQWLQDLRANGPHPRPVVANKLGVSISGLARGGVTEALTSEQIDALKDENPEWLQKERATQAEVRKETVRIKEQKAEKAK, encoded by the coding sequence ATGCTCGATACCCTGGACACCATGACGTCGCACCAGAACACCCAGACCATGAAGCCCGCCACCGCGGCGAAGAAGTTGGGTGTGTACCTCGAAGCCACCCCCGCGGAATTCCAGGAAGGCGTGGTTTCGCGCGCCGAGCTGACCGCGCTCCAGGCCGAGCCGCCCCAGTGGCTCCAGGACCTGCGCGCCAACGGCCCGCACCCCCGTCCCGTCGTCGCGAACAAGCTCGGCGTCTCCATCTCCGGCCTCGCCCGCGGCGGTGTCACCGAGGCGCTCACCAGCGAGCAGATCGACGCCCTGAAGGACGAGAACCCGGAGTGGCTCCAGAAGGAGCGCGCCACGCAGGCCGAGGTCCGCAAGGAGACCGTGCGGATCAAGGAGCAGAAGGCCGAGAAGGCGAAGTAG
- a CDS encoding LysR family substrate-binding domain-containing protein encodes MTGSEAPSPTSPSFRLAYVPGVTPTKWVRIWKERLADVPLTLVAASPAEVFDVLREGGADAGFVRLPVDRTDLAAIPLYTETTVVVIPKDHVIAAVEEITADDLAEELVLHPLDDTLVWEQLPGVPAKERPATTADAIELVAAGVGVLIVPQSLARLHHRKDLTYRTVTGTPESRVALSWPHTESGEPTELVEHFIGIVRGRTVNSTRGPALPKNAADAKKQKRTEKPKQSPRKPAAKGGGSAKPKPGGGRAVAKNSRNTPKRGKPRR; translated from the coding sequence GTGACAGGCTCGGAAGCACCCTCCCCCACCTCCCCTTCGTTCCGGCTCGCGTACGTCCCGGGCGTGACCCCGACCAAGTGGGTGCGGATCTGGAAAGAGCGGCTGGCCGACGTCCCGCTGACCCTGGTCGCGGCGAGCCCGGCCGAGGTGTTCGACGTACTGCGCGAGGGCGGCGCCGACGCCGGTTTCGTACGCCTGCCCGTCGACCGTACGGATCTGGCCGCGATCCCCCTGTACACCGAGACCACGGTCGTCGTGATCCCCAAGGACCACGTGATCGCGGCGGTGGAGGAGATCACGGCGGACGACCTGGCCGAGGAGCTGGTCCTGCACCCGCTGGACGACACCTTGGTCTGGGAGCAGCTCCCGGGCGTGCCCGCCAAGGAGCGCCCGGCCACCACCGCCGACGCGATCGAGCTGGTGGCGGCAGGTGTCGGCGTCCTGATCGTCCCCCAGTCCCTGGCCCGTCTCCACCACCGCAAGGACCTGACCTACCGGACGGTCACGGGCACCCCGGAGTCCCGGGTCGCCCTGTCCTGGCCCCACACGGAGTCCGGCGAGCCGACCGAGCTGGTCGAGCACTTCATCGGGATCGTACGAGGCCGAACGGTCAACAGCACCCGAGGCCCTGCCCTCCCCAAGAACGCCGCCGACGCCAAGAAGCAGAAGCGGACGGAGAAGCCGAAACAGTCGCCCCGCAAACCGGCGGCCAAGGGCGGGGGCTCCGCCAAGCCGAAGCCCGGCGGCGGCAGGGCCGTCGCGAAGAACAGCCGGAACACCCCCAAGCGCGGCAAGCCCCGCCGCTGA
- a CDS encoding M56 family metallopeptidase, with the protein MGVFVYLPLILPLTALPVARLAEQHLHPRTAARLLTGVAAILATCSTVCLGLLVVVGTAQLPGNPLPDSWSDPEVRAAVPYDEIAGKVSIGALALVLLTCAYTVHRQRRYRARAHRALAGLGTASEVAVLPDDEPYAYALPGAPGRVLVSTGMLAALSDSERHALLAHERAHLAGRHHRLLLAVRLAGCANPLLRPLHRVVGYCTERWADEEAARVTGDRRTTARAVGKAALVSRMARGRGARGAAFPGLAAFAEPGPVPRRVAALLGPLPPANGWPPALTSVGLAALVAAAGTAASTLSALNATVGLYVVLEAATSG; encoded by the coding sequence ATGGGCGTCTTCGTCTACCTGCCGCTGATCCTGCCGCTCACCGCACTGCCCGTCGCCCGCCTCGCCGAACAGCACCTCCACCCGCGTACCGCAGCGCGCCTGCTGACCGGCGTCGCCGCGATCCTCGCCACGTGCAGCACCGTATGCCTGGGGCTCCTCGTGGTCGTCGGCACCGCGCAACTGCCTGGCAATCCGCTGCCCGACAGCTGGTCCGACCCCGAGGTGCGCGCAGCCGTCCCGTACGACGAGATCGCGGGCAAAGTGTCCATCGGTGCGCTCGCACTCGTCCTGCTGACCTGCGCGTACACCGTCCACCGGCAGCGCCGCTACCGGGCTCGCGCGCACCGTGCGCTGGCCGGGCTCGGTACCGCGTCCGAGGTCGCCGTACTGCCGGACGACGAGCCGTACGCGTACGCACTGCCCGGTGCGCCCGGACGCGTCCTCGTCTCCACCGGAATGCTCGCCGCCCTCTCCGACTCCGAACGCCATGCGCTGCTCGCCCACGAACGGGCCCACCTCGCCGGGCGGCACCACCGCCTCCTGCTCGCTGTCCGGCTGGCGGGCTGCGCCAACCCCCTGCTGCGTCCGCTGCATCGGGTCGTCGGCTACTGCACCGAGCGGTGGGCCGACGAAGAGGCCGCCCGCGTGACGGGAGACCGCCGTACGACCGCGCGCGCGGTCGGCAAGGCGGCGCTGGTCTCCCGTATGGCCAGGGGGCGCGGTGCGCGGGGTGCCGCCTTCCCCGGTCTGGCCGCCTTCGCGGAACCGGGGCCGGTGCCACGCCGGGTCGCGGCGCTGCTCGGCCCGCTCCCGCCCGCCAACGGCTGGCCGCCTGCCCTGACGTCGGTCGGCCTGGCCGCCCTGGTCGCCGCTGCCGGGACGGCCGCCTCCACTCTTTCCGCGCTGAATGCGACCGTCGGCCTCTACGTCGTACTGGAGGCGGCGACGTCCGGCTGA
- a CDS encoding nucleoside deaminase: protein MDEAIRIATTSVANGGGPFGALVAKGSRIVALGNNQVTANLDPTAHAEVSAMRAACKELDTFSLEGCVLVTSCEPCPMCLSSALWARVDRIVFAADRDDAAVAGFDDRKFYDLFEKRPQELWPATIERLDVANRNEPFEAWLAKSDRIDY from the coding sequence ATGGACGAGGCGATCCGGATCGCCACCACCAGCGTGGCGAACGGTGGCGGTCCGTTCGGCGCGCTCGTCGCCAAGGGCAGCAGGATCGTGGCGCTCGGCAACAACCAGGTCACCGCGAACCTGGACCCCACCGCGCACGCCGAGGTGAGCGCCATGCGCGCCGCCTGCAAGGAGTTGGACACCTTCTCGCTGGAGGGCTGTGTCCTGGTCACCTCGTGCGAGCCGTGCCCGATGTGTCTGTCCTCCGCGCTGTGGGCGCGCGTCGACCGCATCGTCTTCGCGGCGGACCGGGACGACGCGGCCGTGGCGGGCTTCGACGACCGCAAGTTCTACGACCTGTTCGAGAAGCGGCCCCAGGAGCTGTGGCCCGCGACGATCGAGCGGCTGGACGTGGCGAACCGGAACGAGCCGTTCGAGGCGTGGCTGGCGAAGTCCGACCGTATCGACTACTGA
- a CDS encoding TerD family protein encodes MGVSLAKGGNVSLSKEAPGLTAVLVGLGWDVRTTTGADYDLDASALLVDESGKVLSDQHFVFFNNLKSPDGSVEHTGDNLTGEGEGDDESIKVNLAAVPAGVARIVFPVSIHDAESRGHSFGQVRGAFIRVVNQAGGAEIARYDLSEDAATETAMVFGELYRNGAEWKFRAVGQGYASGLAGIASDFGVNV; translated from the coding sequence ATGGGCGTGAGCCTCGCCAAGGGCGGCAATGTCTCGCTGAGCAAGGAGGCCCCCGGCCTGACGGCCGTACTGGTGGGCCTGGGCTGGGACGTACGGACGACCACCGGCGCCGACTACGACCTCGACGCCAGCGCGCTGCTCGTCGACGAGTCGGGCAAGGTCCTCTCCGACCAGCACTTCGTCTTCTTCAACAACCTGAAGAGCCCGGACGGTTCGGTCGAGCACACCGGCGACAACCTCACCGGTGAGGGCGAGGGCGACGACGAATCGATCAAGGTCAACCTGGCCGCCGTGCCCGCCGGGGTGGCTCGCATCGTCTTCCCCGTCTCCATCCACGACGCCGAGAGCCGCGGCCACAGCTTCGGCCAGGTCCGCGGTGCCTTCATCCGTGTGGTCAACCAGGCCGGCGGCGCGGAGATCGCCCGCTACGACCTGAGTGAGGACGCCGCGACCGAGACCGCGATGGTCTTCGGCGAGCTGTACCGCAACGGCGCGGAGTGGAAGTTCCGCGCGGTCGGGCAGGGTTACGCGAGCGGACTGGCGGGCATCGCCTCCGACTTCGGCGTGAACGTCTGA